A single genomic interval of Methylosinus sp. LW4 harbors:
- a CDS encoding DUF6152 family protein — translation MRSKNLPTGIFFVAATIWTSSTSEAHHAFAAEYDIDQPITIKGKLTKLEWTNPHGWVYVDVTNSDGKVVNWAVEFGAPNALLRRGARKDDFPIGGEVTVNGYRAKNGKEVIAGSTVKLPDGRDFFAGSEGTGNPGEAAYRPQN, via the coding sequence ATGCGGTCAAAAAACTTGCCTACCGGAATTTTTTTCGTCGCCGCGACGATTTGGACGTCATCGACCTCGGAAGCGCACCACGCATTCGCGGCCGAATACGACATTGATCAGCCCATCACCATCAAAGGCAAGCTGACCAAGCTCGAATGGACCAATCCACATGGCTGGGTCTATGTCGATGTGACGAACTCCGATGGAAAAGTGGTCAACTGGGCGGTCGAGTTCGGCGCACCAAATGCGTTGCTGCGCCGTGGCGCGCGCAAGGATGACTTTCCGATTGGCGGCGAAGTCACTGTGAACGGCTATCGCGCCAAGAACGGCAAGGAAGTCATCGCGGGGAGCACGGTGAAGCTTCCCGACGGGCGCGACTTCTTTGCTGGAAGCGAAGGCACTGGAAACCCGGGTGAGGCTGCATATCGTCCGCAAAATTAG
- a CDS encoding TonB-dependent receptor translates to MSQRFLGLLSGGSVAAYVAITAIPATSAMGQEAQVEDVRVGAHQDGLTRREESVLLKTPRSAGIVNAETIVEQHLERLSDLSQLVPNYRPNISNPQTSTPAIRGVGVGAGTGLGAESDTGFIIDNVFYKAVGFQWGDFNDVESFELGLGPQGTAGGKNTTVGNVNIRTQLPSFERKATFETSFGNYRHIIEKGNITGPIIDDKLAYRVAFYLDQSDGWVHDQVTGAGYLNNDRWGVRGQLYYVGDEITDRVIFFTGESHERKWGTGAVGDSLAIYANGTLGTPFSRTLFQKLGRPILTFDPYKPFVTGEGAHQAQVSGASNELNWQIGENTLTSISAWGAFTNHPHNSRGEQEVELSDSHGNGTAVQLSQEIRLASPKDQKFEWIGGLFAFYEKVWAYSELIFGTDAARWYNNPALLPGFNQHTDGKARTFNIAGFGQTTYHFDDRATLTFGLRNGYEIKEGSDFAWEQAWSTTYSSSQVDKAIRGGGGGGFFDTGGQSVARNMLTGIVNPSYKYDDNILLYGLVGRGEKAAAVNTGAKPILGSQSNLLGWQPLLTKAEYNWDYEFGVKTNWFDNKLIANFNLYWTDIFNWQANLTDSSYRDANGQPLAQTYVGAVPHVRLRGFEYTGRWNPVERLSFTFNGAYTEVRYVKFPNGPVPVDWNWSTPSSAPAGFLAAPLSLSRSNTRLEGLPMWAFNVGANYTHPLGSFLRDIGPWWDRPVSGFGYINLAWQDKTRLTNPWSVFQYWQPAYSLVNVGVGLRSDDEKYSISAWAKNVFDARYISGWAAFSSTTGATITPQLQPRYFGCTLLVRLD, encoded by the coding sequence ATGTCTCAACGTTTTCTCGGATTGTTGTCGGGCGGGTCGGTAGCCGCCTATGTCGCCATCACGGCCATTCCCGCAACATCGGCCATGGGACAGGAAGCGCAAGTCGAGGACGTGAGGGTCGGCGCCCACCAGGACGGGCTGACGCGGCGGGAAGAGAGCGTGCTCTTGAAGACGCCTCGTTCGGCGGGCATCGTCAATGCGGAGACGATCGTAGAGCAGCATCTCGAACGTTTGTCCGACCTATCGCAGTTGGTTCCCAACTACAGGCCGAACATTTCCAATCCGCAGACGTCGACTCCGGCAATCCGCGGCGTCGGCGTGGGCGCCGGCACGGGGCTGGGAGCGGAATCCGACACCGGCTTCATCATCGACAATGTCTTCTACAAGGCCGTCGGATTTCAGTGGGGCGACTTCAACGATGTCGAATCCTTCGAGCTCGGTCTCGGCCCCCAGGGAACGGCGGGTGGAAAGAACACGACCGTCGGCAACGTGAATATCCGGACGCAATTGCCTTCGTTCGAGCGCAAGGCGACGTTCGAGACGTCCTTCGGCAACTACCGCCACATCATCGAAAAGGGGAACATCACCGGTCCGATCATCGACGACAAGCTGGCCTACCGGGTGGCCTTTTATCTCGACCAAAGCGACGGTTGGGTCCACGACCAGGTCACTGGCGCCGGCTATTTGAACAACGATCGCTGGGGCGTGCGCGGACAGTTGTACTATGTCGGGGACGAAATAACCGACCGCGTGATCTTTTTTACAGGGGAATCACACGAGCGGAAGTGGGGCACCGGCGCGGTCGGCGATTCCCTGGCAATCTACGCCAACGGAACCCTCGGGACGCCGTTTTCGCGGACGCTTTTCCAAAAACTCGGGCGTCCGATACTGACTTTCGATCCCTACAAGCCATTCGTAACGGGCGAAGGCGCGCATCAGGCGCAGGTGTCGGGAGCTTCGAACGAATTGAACTGGCAGATCGGCGAGAACACGCTCACCTCGATTTCAGCATGGGGCGCATTCACCAATCATCCGCACAACTCGCGAGGCGAACAGGAAGTCGAGCTTTCCGACAGCCACGGAAATGGCACGGCGGTTCAACTGTCGCAGGAAATTCGACTGGCGTCGCCGAAGGATCAGAAGTTCGAATGGATAGGAGGCCTATTCGCCTTCTACGAAAAGGTCTGGGCCTACAGCGAGCTGATCTTCGGAACAGACGCGGCGCGTTGGTATAACAATCCCGCGCTTCTTCCCGGTTTCAACCAGCATACGGACGGGAAGGCGCGCACGTTCAACATCGCGGGTTTCGGCCAAACAACCTATCATTTCGACGATCGAGCGACGCTGACATTTGGCCTTCGCAACGGCTATGAGATTAAAGAGGGGTCGGACTTCGCATGGGAGCAGGCATGGAGCACGACCTATTCGTCCTCCCAAGTCGACAAGGCCATACGCGGCGGTGGCGGCGGCGGCTTCTTCGATACCGGCGGCCAGAGCGTCGCCCGCAATATGCTCACCGGGATCGTTAATCCGTCCTACAAATACGACGACAACATCCTTCTCTACGGCCTTGTCGGTCGCGGCGAGAAAGCCGCTGCGGTCAACACTGGAGCCAAACCGATCCTCGGCAGCCAGTCGAATCTCCTGGGATGGCAACCGCTTCTCACGAAGGCGGAATACAATTGGGACTATGAATTCGGCGTCAAGACAAACTGGTTCGACAACAAGCTGATCGCCAATTTCAATCTCTATTGGACCGACATCTTCAACTGGCAGGCCAACCTGACGGATTCAAGCTACCGCGACGCCAACGGACAGCCATTGGCCCAGACGTATGTCGGAGCCGTTCCGCACGTCCGTCTGCGCGGTTTCGAATATACGGGACGATGGAATCCGGTCGAGCGGCTTTCGTTCACATTCAACGGCGCCTACACGGAAGTTCGCTACGTAAAGTTTCCGAACGGACCGGTTCCCGTGGACTGGAACTGGTCGACGCCGAGTTCCGCTCCCGCGGGATTCCTTGCGGCGCCCTTGTCATTGTCCCGCTCCAACACGCGCCTAGAAGGCCTTCCGATGTGGGCGTTCAACGTCGGAGCGAACTACACGCACCCCTTGGGATCGTTTCTGCGCGATATCGGTCCCTGGTGGGATAGACCGGTATCAGGGTTCGGTTACATAAACCTCGCTTGGCAGGACAAGACGAGACTGACCAATCCATGGTCCGTGTTCCAATATTGGCAGCCGGCCTATTCGCTCGTTAACGTCGGCGTTGGATTGCGATCGGACGACGAGAAATACAGCATCTCCGCATGGGCCAAGAACGTCTTCGATGCGAGATACATCTCGGGATGGGCTGCGTTCAGCTCGACGACTGGCGCGACGATCACGCCGCAGCTCCAGCCGAGATACTTCGGCTGCACGCTGTTGGTGAGGCTGGATTGA
- a CDS encoding DUF6644 family protein gives MTVLEFLRWLQDTGVGIALRKSDHLVGAGFQLVHIFGFILLLASVTFVDLRLLGLALAKQAPVRVIGAANILLATGLSAAIVSGVLIFLSGPVRYYSNEFFQIKMLSLVVAVLFQASVFRAISKKVEQRPLAGKAVAIVSLLLWFGVGVMGRIIGFV, from the coding sequence ATGACAGTCCTGGAATTTTTGCGTTGGCTACAGGATACGGGCGTCGGCATTGCATTGCGCAAGTCGGACCACCTCGTCGGAGCGGGCTTTCAGCTCGTTCACATCTTTGGCTTCATTCTCCTGCTCGCTTCGGTGACCTTCGTCGATCTGCGGCTTCTGGGCCTCGCTCTGGCGAAGCAGGCGCCGGTCCGCGTCATCGGCGCCGCAAACATTTTGCTCGCCACCGGTCTTTCGGCAGCGATCGTGAGCGGCGTGCTGATCTTTTTATCTGGGCCGGTCCGCTACTATTCCAACGAATTCTTCCAGATCAAAATGCTCTCGCTGGTCGTGGCTGTCCTGTTCCAGGCGAGCGTCTTTCGAGCGATAAGTAAGAAAGTCGAACAGAGACCCCTCGCCGGCAAGGCTGTCGCGATCGTATCGCTTCTGCTTTGGTTCGGCGTCGGTGTAATGGGTCGAATCATCGGTTTCGTCTGA
- a CDS encoding cytochrome c, producing the protein MAALSTALIIGIATSASEPAAYQSAEDGQEAIASIQDIMREIVDPSADALWAAVSSTVTASGTENRQPRTEDEWKAVRRNAVALTEAPNLLLTPGRRVAPLGGSLEDAQVVGILTPEEIAKKITSDRFAFTERVRALRDAAKDALSAIDARDAARLFEAGAKLDQACEACHVRYWYPNDTRPPPPANAKLAPRK; encoded by the coding sequence ATGGCGGCTCTGAGCACGGCGCTCATAATCGGAATCGCGACCTCGGCCAGCGAACCAGCCGCGTATCAAAGCGCCGAAGATGGCCAAGAGGCGATCGCGTCGATTCAAGACATCATGCGGGAGATCGTCGATCCCTCGGCGGACGCGTTATGGGCTGCGGTTTCTAGCACTGTCACCGCTTCGGGCACGGAAAATCGGCAGCCGCGAACAGAAGACGAATGGAAGGCCGTGCGGCGCAATGCGGTGGCGCTAACCGAAGCGCCCAACCTTCTGCTCACGCCCGGTCGGCGCGTCGCCCCTCTTGGCGGAAGTCTGGAGGACGCGCAGGTGGTGGGCATTCTCACACCAGAGGAGATCGCAAAGAAGATCACGAGCGACCGTTTCGCATTCACCGAACGCGTCAGAGCGTTACGCGACGCCGCAAAGGACGCACTGAGTGCGATCGACGCGCGCGACGCCGCACGTCTGTTCGAGGCCGGCGCCAAGCTCGATCAGGCTTGCGAAGCCTGCCATGTGAGATACTGGTATCCGAACGACACACGGCCGCCACCGCCGGCGAACGCCAAACTCGCCCCGAGAAAGTAG
- a CDS encoding DUF6644 family protein codes for MSTLYDLAQALYDSDFGTALRESQYAFPFVEGIHLLGLSFSVGLLAIVDLRLAGILLRDVPGLYLLRQLRPFIVGGFIATFATGVLLFWAMSIKLLSNPALPVKFVFILLAGINFLWFERRLAPSAGDWAERAILPTKVRIAGWTSLVLWSVVVMAGRLIPYLG; via the coding sequence GTGTCCACACTCTATGATCTTGCCCAAGCGCTCTATGACTCGGACTTCGGAACAGCGCTGCGCGAGTCTCAATATGCCTTTCCGTTCGTGGAAGGCATTCATCTTCTGGGGCTCTCATTTTCGGTCGGCCTGCTGGCCATCGTCGACCTCCGACTTGCCGGCATTCTGTTACGGGATGTCCCCGGTCTCTATCTTTTGCGCCAGCTACGTCCCTTCATTGTCGGGGGATTCATAGCCACTTTCGCAACCGGCGTTCTGCTGTTCTGGGCGATGTCCATCAAGCTGCTGTCCAACCCCGCGCTGCCCGTCAAATTCGTCTTCATTCTGCTCGCCGGGATTAATTTCCTGTGGTTCGAACGCCGGCTGGCTCCGAGCGCTGGCGATTGGGCGGAGCGCGCTATCCTGCCGACCAAGGTCAGGATCGCGGGTTGGACGTCGCTCGTTCTCTGGTCTGTCGTGGTGATGGCCGGCCGTCTCATCCCCTATCTCGGTTAG
- a CDS encoding amidase has product MPQDLTQASASELIAAYRSKAVSPVEVATATLTRIADLQPHFNAYRAVDVEAALALARASEARWRTGAPLGLLDGVPVGFKDLLNVKGFPTRKGSLATPDAVQQADSPPAARLRESGAVILGKTQTAEFGLKGLTETKLAGVTPNAWDRQYVSGGSSGGAGVAAALGLGPLQVATDGGGSIRNPAAINGVFGFKPTFGRVAGYPHNGSLFHIGPITRTVTDAALLLNVIAQPDARDWTSLPSDGRDWTAGLDGGVKGLRVAYSRTLGYIQVDPGVAAVVDRAVARLAELGVIVEEADPGFSDPSAIIDAINAERAIRLRRDIGDAGLGLIDPGIRKRVERLERQTLAEIVEANERRTELGIQLRRFHEKYDLLVTPVQSKPVPRVGTAPETPFAFPFNITQQPAASAPAGFDNNGLPVGLHIVGPQFGDATVLRFARAFEKLQPFPTPHLESLGRL; this is encoded by the coding sequence GTGCCACAAGATCTGACGCAGGCTTCAGCGAGCGAGCTGATCGCCGCTTATCGTTCGAAGGCCGTCTCGCCTGTCGAGGTCGCAACGGCGACATTGACGCGGATCGCCGATCTGCAGCCTCATTTCAACGCCTATCGCGCCGTCGACGTGGAGGCGGCGCTGGCGCTGGCCAGAGCTTCCGAGGCGCGCTGGCGGACAGGCGCGCCACTCGGGCTCCTCGACGGAGTTCCCGTCGGTTTCAAGGACCTGCTCAATGTGAAGGGGTTTCCGACGCGTAAGGGAAGCCTCGCGACGCCGGACGCTGTCCAGCAGGCCGATTCCCCGCCTGCAGCGCGCCTCCGCGAATCGGGCGCCGTCATATTGGGCAAGACCCAGACAGCCGAGTTCGGCCTCAAAGGCCTCACGGAGACGAAGCTCGCAGGCGTGACGCCCAATGCCTGGGATCGGCAATATGTGAGCGGCGGCAGCAGCGGCGGCGCCGGCGTCGCGGCCGCTCTCGGCCTCGGGCCATTGCAGGTGGCGACGGATGGGGGCGGCTCCATCCGCAACCCGGCGGCGATCAATGGCGTTTTTGGGTTCAAGCCAACCTTCGGCCGCGTCGCCGGCTATCCGCACAATGGTTCGCTGTTCCACATCGGCCCCATCACGCGCACGGTGACCGACGCCGCCCTGCTGTTGAATGTCATCGCCCAGCCGGATGCGCGCGATTGGACGAGCCTGCCCAGCGACGGGCGCGATTGGACCGCCGGCCTCGACGGCGGCGTGAAGGGACTACGGGTCGCCTATAGCCGCACGCTCGGCTATATCCAGGTCGATCCGGGCGTCGCCGCCGTCGTCGACCGCGCGGTGGCGCGCCTCGCCGAGCTCGGCGTTATCGTCGAAGAGGCCGATCCTGGCTTCTCGGACCCGTCGGCGATCATCGACGCGATCAACGCCGAGCGGGCGATCCGCCTGCGCCGCGATATCGGCGACGCCGGACTGGGCCTCATCGATCCGGGGATCCGCAAGCGCGTCGAGCGGCTGGAGCGCCAAACGCTCGCAGAGATCGTCGAGGCCAATGAGCGGCGCACCGAGCTCGGCATTCAGTTGCGCCGGTTCCACGAGAAATACGATCTGCTGGTGACGCCCGTGCAGTCCAAGCCCGTTCCGCGCGTCGGGACGGCGCCGGAGACGCCCTTCGCCTTCCCGTTCAACATCACGCAGCAGCCGGCCGCCTCCGCGCCCGCGGGCTTCGACAATAATGGCCTGCCGGTCGGGCTCCATATCGTCGGGCCGCAATTCGGCGACGCGACGGTGCTACGTTTCGCAAGGGCGTTCGAAAAGCTCCAGCCTTTCCCGACGCCGCATCTCGAGTCGCTGGGCCGTCTCTGA
- a CDS encoding M20 aminoacylase family protein — MTASIETLSERAEAVAAAVVRRADEFVALRRDIHRHPELAFQERRTSELVAERLADWGYAVARGLGGTGVVGTLKRGEGPRSLGLRADMDALPIAETTGLPYASIREGVMHACGHDGHTTILLAAARQLAEAGDFRGTLNVIFQPAEEIGAGARRMLDDGLLERFPCDAIFGLHNWPGLAAGRLAFVPGPAMASVDQAHVTVRGKGGHGAEPQDAIDPIVVAAHIVTALQTIVSRNVDPLDMAVVTVGSIHGGSASNIIPESVEMKLTARAFRPRARKLLEERIPALVRAQAESFGAVADVRYRLGFPPVVNHAAETELARLTALETFGETRVEESFPPRTASEDFAFFLDARPGSFLFLGNGDSCSLHNSGYDFNDQSLAPAAVYWALLAERFLS, encoded by the coding sequence ATGACGGCTTCGATCGAAACCCTTTCCGAGCGCGCCGAGGCCGTCGCCGCGGCGGTCGTCCGCCGCGCAGATGAATTCGTCGCGCTGCGCCGGGACATTCATCGCCATCCCGAGCTCGCCTTCCAGGAGCGTCGCACGAGCGAACTCGTCGCAGAACGTCTCGCCGACTGGGGTTACGCGGTGGCGAGGGGACTCGGCGGGACCGGCGTCGTCGGAACGCTGAAGCGCGGCGAGGGGCCGCGCAGCCTCGGCCTACGCGCGGATATGGACGCGCTGCCCATCGCCGAGACGACAGGACTGCCCTACGCCAGCATCCGCGAAGGCGTGATGCACGCCTGCGGACATGACGGACATACGACGATCTTGCTCGCCGCCGCCCGTCAGCTGGCCGAGGCGGGAGATTTTCGCGGAACGCTCAACGTCATCTTCCAGCCGGCCGAAGAGATCGGCGCCGGCGCCCGGCGCATGCTGGACGACGGCCTTCTGGAGCGTTTTCCCTGCGACGCGATCTTCGGGCTGCACAATTGGCCCGGCCTCGCGGCGGGAAGGCTGGCTTTCGTCCCCGGCCCGGCAATGGCGTCCGTCGACCAGGCGCATGTCACCGTGCGCGGTAAGGGCGGCCATGGGGCCGAACCGCAGGATGCCATCGATCCGATCGTCGTCGCCGCCCATATCGTCACGGCTCTCCAGACGATCGTCTCGCGCAATGTCGATCCACTCGACATGGCGGTCGTGACCGTCGGCTCCATCCATGGCGGCTCCGCATCCAACATCATTCCCGAGAGCGTCGAGATGAAGCTCACGGCCCGCGCATTCAGACCGCGGGCGCGCAAGCTGCTCGAGGAGCGCATCCCGGCCCTCGTGCGCGCGCAGGCGGAGAGCTTCGGCGCCGTCGCGGATGTGCGCTATCGGCTCGGCTTTCCGCCGGTCGTCAATCACGCCGCCGAAACGGAGCTGGCGCGGCTCACGGCGCTGGAGACATTCGGCGAGACACGCGTCGAAGAGAGCTTTCCGCCGCGCACAGCGAGTGAGGATTTCGCTTTCTTTCTCGATGCGAGGCCGGGCTCGTTCCTGTTCCTCGGCAATGGCGACAGCTGCTCCCTCCACAATTCCGGCTATGATTTCAACGACCAGAGCCTCGCGCCTGCGGCTGTCTATTGGGCGCTGCTCGCTGAGCGCTTTCTCTCTTGA
- a CDS encoding LLM class flavin-dependent oxidoreductase, whose amino-acid sequence MSEKPIRFGLMLHGAGANMNSWRHPSGPADASVDLDFTIETVQKAEDNGVAFVFVADGLYITEQSLPHFLNRFEPLTILSALAARTSKIGLAGTVSTTYSEPFTIARQFASLDLISGGRAGWNVVTSPLEGSAKNYGKSHPEHALRYQIADEYLAVAQGLWDSWDDDAFVRDRVTGRFFDPQMLHRLDHEGRFFKVAGPLNVGRSEQGQPVIFQAGASDAGIALAGKYADAAFTVAASLEEARAFSEKVRESAVAHGRRRDDVLIFPGAGPIIGESEVEADAKYQAIRDLLGIEEALVYLGRFFDHHDFAQYDPDAPFPDLGDIGKEGFRSTTDAIKTRARREGLTLREVAFSVATPKPTFIGTGEKIADEMLRWIDEGAADGFILGFPVTAEGLDDFVRLVVPALEARGRYSRDLPGRTLRDHLGLPRKESRYALVATDEQRSVSR is encoded by the coding sequence ATGAGCGAGAAGCCCATCAGATTCGGCTTGATGCTGCATGGCGCCGGCGCCAATATGAATTCCTGGCGTCACCCGAGTGGACCAGCAGACGCCAGCGTCGATCTCGATTTCACCATCGAGACCGTCCAGAAGGCGGAAGACAATGGCGTCGCCTTCGTTTTCGTGGCGGACGGCCTCTACATCACGGAACAGTCGCTGCCGCATTTCCTCAACCGCTTCGAGCCGCTGACGATCCTTTCCGCGCTCGCCGCGCGCACGTCGAAGATCGGTCTCGCCGGCACCGTCTCGACGACCTATTCCGAACCTTTCACGATCGCCCGGCAATTCGCCTCGCTCGATTTGATCAGCGGCGGACGCGCCGGCTGGAATGTCGTGACCTCGCCGCTGGAGGGCAGCGCGAAGAACTATGGGAAATCTCATCCCGAGCATGCGCTGCGCTATCAGATCGCCGACGAATATCTCGCCGTCGCGCAAGGTCTCTGGGACAGCTGGGACGACGACGCCTTTGTGCGCGACCGCGTGACGGGACGTTTCTTCGATCCACAAATGCTTCATCGGCTCGACCATGAGGGACGCTTTTTCAAAGTCGCCGGTCCGCTGAATGTGGGACGCTCGGAGCAGGGGCAGCCGGTGATTTTCCAGGCCGGCGCGTCGGACGCCGGAATAGCGCTCGCCGGCAAATATGCCGACGCCGCGTTCACGGTGGCGGCGTCGCTCGAAGAGGCCCGCGCTTTTTCCGAGAAGGTGAGGGAAAGCGCCGTCGCTCACGGTCGTCGCCGTGACGATGTCCTGATTTTCCCCGGCGCTGGGCCGATCATCGGCGAGAGCGAAGTGGAAGCCGACGCGAAATATCAGGCCATTCGCGATCTTCTGGGCATAGAGGAGGCGCTCGTCTATCTCGGCCGCTTCTTCGACCACCACGATTTCGCGCAATATGATCCGGACGCGCCTTTCCCGGATCTCGGAGACATCGGCAAGGAAGGGTTTCGTTCGACGACCGATGCTATCAAGACGCGGGCGCGGCGGGAGGGGCTGACGCTACGCGAGGTCGCGTTCTCCGTCGCGACGCCGAAGCCGACCTTCATCGGGACGGGCGAAAAAATCGCCGACGAAATGCTGCGCTGGATCGATGAGGGCGCCGCCGACGGCTTCATTCTTGGTTTCCCGGTCACGGCGGAAGGGCTAGATGATTTCGTCCGTCTTGTCGTTCCGGCGCTGGAGGCGCGAGGGCGCTACTCGCGCGATCTGCCGGGACGGACGCTGCGCGATCATCTCGGCCTGCCGCGCAAGGAGAGCCGCTACGCTCTCGTCGCGACCGACGAACAGAGGAGCGTGTCCCGATGA
- a CDS encoding substrate-binding periplasmic protein: protein MRVGIAAEPGVFAGFDAGTKKASGATVEILQAIAEDIDVDLQYVVVTGAGTVPYAKAIADGRIDIVANTYQITPERQALFDFSDPVVSYGETLVIRKNDQRDFKTAEDLKNLKVAVIAGSNYVDIAKRVGADPVVGGSLDGAAESVDNGKVDAAMGTAPTLAFIVRGGAFANIRVAKAYVSHDIRPAGFGLRKGDTALLQKINGSLARLKANGTVSKLLTRYGFE, encoded by the coding sequence GTGCGCGTCGGCATCGCGGCTGAGCCCGGAGTATTCGCGGGCTTCGATGCCGGGACCAAGAAAGCCTCCGGCGCGACCGTCGAGATTCTGCAAGCGATCGCAGAGGACATCGACGTCGATCTGCAATATGTGGTCGTCACGGGAGCCGGCACCGTTCCCTACGCAAAGGCGATCGCGGACGGAAGGATCGACATCGTCGCCAATACCTACCAGATCACGCCGGAGCGTCAGGCGCTGTTCGACTTCTCCGACCCCGTCGTGAGTTATGGCGAGACGCTGGTCATTCGTAAGAATGACCAACGGGATTTCAAAACGGCCGAGGACTTGAAGAATCTGAAGGTCGCCGTTATCGCCGGATCGAATTATGTGGACATCGCGAAGCGGGTGGGCGCCGATCCGGTCGTCGGCGGCTCCCTCGATGGCGCAGCTGAGAGCGTCGACAACGGCAAGGTCGACGCCGCGATGGGCACGGCTCCTACCCTGGCTTTCATCGTCCGCGGCGGCGCTTTCGCCAATATCCGCGTCGCGAAAGCCTATGTCTCGCACGACATTCGCCCCGCAGGCTTCGGACTTCGCAAGGGCGACACCGCGCTGCTACAGAAGATCAACGGATCATTGGCGAGATTGAAAGCGAACGGAACAGTTTCGAAGCTGTTGACTCGATATGGCTTCGAATGA
- a CDS encoding GNAT family N-acetyltransferase → MTDRFLYASPLDPRAAPLLDDLVREYDARYGDFFGPEGGTGEVNRYPPEAFAPPEGNFLLLLRGEETIGGGAFRRYDETTAEFKRIWTRSDLRRQGLARVLVQELEAQALRQGYARIFLTTGCRQPEAAYLYLTSGYRALFDLTADLEALRILPFEKHLRQPDENLAQPRAGLHPCSHG, encoded by the coding sequence ATGACGGATCGTTTTCTCTACGCCTCTCCGCTGGATCCTCGCGCCGCGCCGCTGCTCGACGATCTGGTCCGAGAATATGACGCGCGTTACGGCGATTTTTTCGGCCCCGAAGGCGGAACGGGCGAGGTCAATCGCTATCCGCCCGAAGCCTTCGCGCCGCCCGAGGGAAATTTCTTGCTGCTCTTGCGCGGAGAGGAAACGATCGGGGGCGGAGCCTTCCGCCGCTACGACGAGACGACCGCGGAGTTCAAGCGCATCTGGACGCGGAGTGACCTGCGCCGACAAGGGCTGGCGCGCGTCTTGGTCCAGGAACTCGAGGCCCAAGCTCTTCGCCAGGGCTATGCGCGCATATTCCTGACCACCGGCTGCCGTCAGCCGGAGGCGGCCTATCTCTATCTCACATCGGGGTATCGCGCGCTCTTCGATTTGACCGCGGACCTGGAAGCTCTCCGAATCCTGCCCTTCGAGAAGCATCTGCGCCAACCCGACGAAAATCTTGCCCAACCGCGCGCCGGCCTCCATCCCTGCTCGCATGGCTGA
- a CDS encoding LLM class flavin-dependent oxidoreductase translates to MSYSLSILDKSPVAEGATTAEALRHTIAMAKRADELGYHRFWLAEHHGAKLLASSAPEIVAAHILAHTSRIRVGSGGVMLQHYSPYKVAEVFKTLAALAPGRVDLGVGKAPGGLPYSTRALQQRPDDADFEARLIELEACLYGALPEDHAFAGLLATPVPPEPPQRILLGGGPASAELAARRGWLFAYAGHFNGDPETLARSLEAYRRIAGRQALLAIQAFAAETQEKAECRVGAPSLYKVHFADGRSVNLPSLELAAEFARQAGLSEQDYRAEEIHPLVVFGAPGRVRRELEALADRYGVNEFILDTPIADFHERLVSIELIAGTFSSSPETA, encoded by the coding sequence ATGTCCTATTCACTCTCCATTTTGGACAAGAGCCCCGTCGCCGAGGGAGCGACGACGGCGGAAGCGCTTCGCCACACGATCGCAATGGCCAAGCGCGCGGATGAGCTCGGCTATCATCGGTTCTGGCTCGCCGAGCATCATGGCGCCAAATTGCTCGCGAGCTCCGCGCCGGAGATCGTCGCCGCCCATATCCTCGCCCACACCTCGCGTATCCGCGTCGGCTCCGGCGGCGTGATGCTCCAGCATTACAGTCCCTATAAGGTCGCGGAGGTTTTCAAAACACTCGCGGCGCTGGCGCCGGGGCGCGTCGATCTCGGCGTCGGCAAGGCGCCCGGCGGCCTGCCTTATTCCACTCGAGCCTTGCAGCAGCGCCCGGACGACGCCGATTTCGAGGCCCGGCTCATCGAGCTGGAGGCATGTCTCTACGGCGCGCTGCCGGAGGATCACGCGTTCGCCGGCCTCCTCGCAACGCCCGTTCCGCCGGAGCCGCCGCAGCGCATTCTGCTCGGCGGCGGCCCCGCGAGCGCCGAACTCGCCGCGCGACGTGGTTGGCTTTTCGCCTACGCCGGCCATTTCAACGGCGATCCCGAGACGCTCGCGCGCTCGCTCGAGGCCTACCGCCGCATCGCGGGGCGGCAGGCTCTGCTCGCCATCCAGGCGTTCGCGGCCGAGACGCAGGAAAAGGCGGAGTGTCGCGTCGGCGCCCCGAGTCTCTACAAGGTTCATTTTGCCGACGGACGATCCGTCAATCTGCCGTCGCTCGAACTCGCCGCCGAATTCGCTCGCCAGGCGGGGCTTTCCGAGCAGGACTATCGCGCCGAGGAAATTCACCCGCTCGTCGTCTTCGGGGCGCCGGGTCGCGTGCGGCGCGAGCTCGAAGCCCTCGCCGATCGCTACGGCGTGAACGAATTCATCCTGGATACGCCGATCGCGGATTTCCACGAGCGCCTCGTCTCGATCGAGCTGATCGCCGGGACGTTCTCTTCCAGCCCGGAGACCGCATGA